A window from Drosophila yakuba strain Tai18E2 chromosome 3L, Prin_Dyak_Tai18E2_2.1, whole genome shotgun sequence encodes these proteins:
- the LOC6533226 gene encoding protein split ends isoform X2: MVSTFIGLLDIQSWWEIPCISHFCSLFSSAFDLPDIDIEDLESALLSDGTSDEDQVALVPELIVRLLKGCDALQSVAKEITHSNYQMFLRRFLRQQCRLHQTENHFDTDIDFQSLPVRKRLHILHDLCHFRLDSADVQVILSNLEADSLRVEPLGYDAKNSGYWYFYGTRLYREDKATGGAAASSSGSSGSGSGCAGASTGGASNSKGIGSNGTVWQVICFTEEDWQNLAAKFKTSTNAKERELFHILDDNFLPKLPQLFRERERLRRRKLLQVRNSSRIRNIAELKARQEEERQRRERENLYQERQNAHWLAPPQQQQQQQQQQQQQQHQQQQSQQRTRRRSQSTSTASGISTYASSLRRTTTTNSSEFLCHRETFCLSPENDDDDDDEALDAEQQSDQPEQQQQPEEQPPEEEQRQEPEELLAASATGDDFRSPEAPKSQTPAELKSKSSHHHHHHHHKKKKSGKKQKKRHHRDKDRERDREHHHHHHRRRHKHASEADEGEDDNNNHNSNSNSNSNTNSTSSNNSVQPKRRRSGQQQHHQQAETAEPSTSLSPEDKENFCRQLQLLDTNSAAIAVATSIADLSLPSPVAHESEAEQDEQVEQPAVVVAQPPAVTSSMAPAANVKLPGRQTNNSLSSLTGNIFIPGGSAQQQQQQSQEPTSSSSSSHSGTTTTASTARSKKQKAVLNSTGSSSTSKVADKADRNLSKTETGKSKKSATGSSASSSSSKTERISGAYSDKSGDDFTETEEVLQIGMHKVLVYVKNHRDAWPFVDPVEEDIAPRYYSIIRRPMDLLKMEDKLDSGEYHKFSEFRNDFRLIVNNCRLYNGHNNEYTEMVNNLQDAFEKATKKYFDNLSDDEDDDPNLSYPAADSKMNVFREKYFSKKAKEETEKDAPGRPESSAEDDLSEIEAEVPQKAQKRKRKEKDKRRKKKTKSKADVETDDEDMETEREPTPPLPPPPPTSKKSKTSKVGKEKEKDKEKEKEKDKEKDKEKEKEKETSSSKRGRKTKSDKAASKSSKKTKKGAKKSSADSDPESEPSDSRESEDYSDDDHISLAKTKSLVKPTARTIAAQKKKSVPAESKVKMPTPVKRQVKGKGKGGRKAKDDSLESDQSDVDVKKQLPPTAAAALADSAAELEEDGDDPPPDEDEDEDSSRSRSMSPFKVDLHKKYSKSALNDDLSELLTTVKKVPSAETTKLSARHQDEADEERSSRESDGDFKSLSNSRASSEERPPVAKKGKKGESSKKEKEKKGRDKDRDRDKEKDKEKDKSRSAKHKKSKDESPLSAAAAAAAAEQAELEMLLPFMDKYDVIKYRRSRAALSGSSASNSVAPSEDSKSASTKGNRENKKASAKREKSPDAVEHKRGRKSKDQKRTKESDKADKTEKASKADTEKHTEKSKKREEPQKVVEKPPREKSPVPASALETIKEPPAPTPTPTSAAGKVKEAPAKKEPKKRPDKQMPPPPKPADKPNEKGSGKKTSSKKAAQKAGQPQTNNNTNLEALDVETEQTLKDINRWLEHTPRFTEFSSASNSPSRYNLLDDFDSGIGSKLDAADFRRPVALAAPKAELVPTKLAEALNELVSEPKEAASKSESESVAPTPSSVSSSCGTPPHSMHSGNSIGSTSATAASSSNCSNNSMPTPLPVAVTPTPTPAPPPLLPIPKPKEPSTTQLILNPPPPPQVKQQLAKEAKRKSLKEKQAAQAAQAQQVKAKANVMRTIDRLQPGKAKGNLLQNVVAVKSTEEGGDSHAGVNPVATKVKELKNALITETCEGAPKLSLGTVLKTQDFTLGKSLEEMSGKKDATEDDSPNEEIKPENVSTPTTPNTEAPPKPFEALLELSKIGKSTEPSKSEASQKEKPNLSAWLKAFGGPKVSKKSEEEEKQQTPAQDLQGDSKVDPPAHSPAGDNFCLPTVLRQRKPSTGSTNSERSSFSQDPDSPRIAIDERYASYAAGSYTSPIGASPIGASPIMVSPKPNDDMGKPASPYPLNGAIKVGFYQDTTTKSSPDKSCSPREMNSPYPQYSQHIYSSASSPNVSTPDMSGTSPYGGGNSYNPSGSEASKTPAYSSTSPLPIYDQYKQPRSQESDYNSSMSPSTPNPHSPYQQPQSSPYTTPQQSQSTHPSPYHGQSPYHQQQHSPYHPPAAQQQQQSSQPSHSPAAHQQALSPMHSVESPASSAATQPPTPLAQSPAEQQHSPYQQPVLSPYQQPQQQVQPPVVPPVQPATGAQSATALGNNGYAPPHDSYQQLQQQQRSLYNPATLINPLPTAASSTASITKPNNDWSLNRSLLPPSITNTVNQAAQQQQQQQQQQQQQQQQQQQQQQQAGQLQQQPQMQAAQQLQSTPQQQQQLQATPQQQLQATPQQQQQLQAAPQQQQLQGSQQQQQQQQLQAPQQQGLGHQQQHKPKYPTYAQYQSTNAAANAAAAADAVQQQQQQKIAPPTYGSDMATFMQHQMQQPPKTDTLINPLKRPGEEIGMDYSGNAANKMQKREETPALQQQQQQPAQNQTPSMLNKHEQMFNSFLGSMAFGKPIGNIAPDKAFEMYNRAAAMGFPKDFAKDNSCQLQQQQQQQSPQVATNKQQTSQQTQQQPQQQSQQSQPHLTQLQTALSQNYQQQQQQQTQAQKLPQQQQQQQPQQLNYQQQQTQLNHNYTAQQQATAVPDKPTAAQSTVAAAVSETSSNMMNLPSTAHQHHLSQTHHLAAYNKPTPPPPQTYSNPLMQSMLGYAGNYFDKAIPPAAHMYSASSSAASAYGNPAQQLPGNYVPGNNNPAHQQQQQPQQQQQQAPAVPPAEVKAPAKRGRKKKAATIAAEAAAAAAKQQQQQQQQQQQQAQQQQQVAAQQQQHQQQQVSAQQQQHQQVAAQQQQHQAMPQYNMPQSVASAAAATNNQLQAHAQALHQGFQLYAGLKSGGVSSPVGGSAATPVNSGSTSNQTAADAAAISLKTSTGGMVPGSAFNFAPTPGTLGLYGDQAAAASSYLDQFRDAPNPYYMPPAPAHSGTAANPSGNAADKGQNPLNTAAGSYPFLAAAHPSSRAAAAAAAYPFADPNSQLYQQYLRRDDFHTRMIFNQSLLGGPAAAAAAAGYGQPPPPPSAYQRAALGMPKPYDINRQSWF, from the exons ATGGTTTCTACTTTCATTGGTCTATTAG ACATTCAATCATGGTGGGAGATACCGTGTATTTCGCATTTCTGTTCATTGTTTAGTTCCGCCTTTGATCTGCccgacatcgacatcgag GACCTCGAATCGGCGCTGCTCTCCGATGGTACCAGCGATGAGGATCAGGTCGCCTTAGTGCCCGAGTTAATTGTGCGCCTGCTCAAGGGCTGCGATGCGCTACAGTCGGTAGCCAAGGAAATCACACACAGCAACTATCAGATGTTCTTGCGTCGCTTCCTGCGCCAACAGTGTCGCCTGCACCAGACCGAGAACCACTTTGACACGGACATTGACTTCCAGTCGCTGCCCGTGCGCAAGCGCCTGCACATTCTGCACGATCTGTGCCACTTTCGCCTGGACTCCGCCGATGTGCAGGTCATCCTCAGCAATCTAGAGGCGGACAGTCTGCGCGTGGAGCCCCTGGGCTACGACGCCAAGAACTCCGGCTACTGGTACTTCTACGGCACGCGACTATATCGGGAGGACAAGGCCACCGGTGGAGCGGCCGCCTCCAGTTCGGGTTCGTCCGGTTCGGGATCAGGGTGCGCCGGAGCCTCAACTGGCGGAGCATCCAATAGCAAGGGCATCGGCAGCAACGGCACAGTTTGGCAAGTCATCTGCTTCACCGAAGAGGACTGGCAAAACTTGGCCGCCAAGTTTAAGACATCGACGAACGCCAAGGAGCGCGAACTCTTTCACATACTCGATGACAACTTTCTGCCGAAGCTACCGCAGCTTTTCCGCGAGCGTGAGCGTTTGAGGCGTAGGAA ACTCTTGCAAGTGCGCAACTCCAGTCGAATTCGCAATATCGCGGAGTTAAAGGCGCGCCAAGAGGAGGAGCGTCAGCGTCGTGAGCGGGAGAATCTCTACCAGGAGCGGCAAAACGCGCACTGGTTGGCAccgccgcagcaacagcagcagcagcaacaacagcagcaacagcagcagcatcaacagcagcaatcgCAGCAGCGCACACGCAGACG ATCCCAGTCTACGTCGACAGCTAGTGGTATTTCAACCTACGCAAGCTCCCTGAGACGAACAACCACAACTAATTCGAGCGAATTTCTGTGCCACAGGGAAACCTTCTGCCTCTCGCCAGaaaacgacgacgacgacgacgacgaggccCTCGACGCGGAGCAGCAGTCAGATCAGccagaacagcagcagcaaccagaGGAGCAACCGCCCGAAGAGGAGCAGCGGCAAGAACCGGAGGAATTATTAGCAGCCTCAGCAACTGGCGACGATTTTCGCTCTCCAGAAGCGCCGAAATCGCAAACGCCGGCGGAATTGAAGAGCAAGAGTagtcaccaccaccatcatcatcaccacaAGAAGAAAAAGTCGGgcaagaagcagaagaagcgACATCATCGTGATAAAGATCGTGAACGGGATCGcgagcatcatcatcatcatcatcggcgGCGACACAAGCATGCTTCAGAGGCAGACGAAGGCGAGGACGACAACAATaaccacaacagcaacagcaatagcaacagcaacaccaatagcaccagcagcaacaacagtgTCCAGCCAAAGCGAAGACGTAGTGGtcaacagcaacatcatcagcagGCAGAGACTGCCGAGCCCAGCACTTCTCTAAGTCCCGAGGACAAGGAGAACTTTTGTAGGCAGCTACAACTGCTGGACACCAATTCGGCGGCCATTGCGGTGGCCACAAGTATTGCCGATCTAAGTCTGCCCTCGCCGGTGGCACATGAGAGCGAAGCCGAGCAGGACGAGCAGGTTGAGCAGCCGGCAGTAGTGGTAGCACAGCCACCAGCAGTAACTTCTTCAATGGCGCCAGCGGCAAATGTGAAATTGCCTGGCAGGCAGACGAACAATTCGCTCAGTTCGCTGACTGGAAACATCTTCATACCGGGAGGAAGcgcccagcaacagcagcagcaatcccaggagccgacgagcagcagtagcagcagccacagcggCACCACCACAACAGCCAGTACTGCGCGTTCCAAGAAGCAGAAGGCCGTGCTCAACAGCACagggagcagcagcaccagcaaagTGGCCGACAAGGCGGATCGCAACTTGAGCAAGACGGAGACGGGCAAGTCCAAGAAGTCGGCGACTGGCTCATCGGCGTCATCGTCCTCCAGCAAAACGGAACGCATCAGCGGTGCCTACTCGGACAAGAGTGGCGATGA CTTCACCGAAACGGAGGAGGTCCTGCAAATCGGGATGCACAAGGTGCTCGTCTACGTGAAGAACCATCGCGATGCTTGGCCATTTGTGGATCCCGTGGAGGAGGATATAGCACCGCGCTACTACTCCATCATCAGGAG ACCCATGGACCTGCTGAAAATGGAGGACAAACTGGACAGTGGGGAGTATCACAAATTCAGTGAATTCCGCAACGACTTTCGTTTGATTGTCAACAACTGCAGATTGTACAATGGGCACAACAATG AATACACAGAGATGGTTAACAATCTGCAGGATGCTTTCGAGAAGGCCACCAAAAAGTACTTTGATAATCTCTCCGACGACGAGGATGATGATCCCAATCTGAGCTACCCCGCCGCTGACTCCAAGATGAACGTGTTTCGCGAGAAGTATTTCAGTAAGAAGGCGAAGGAGGAAACGGAGAAGGATGCGCCAGGTCGGCCGGAGAGCAGCGCTGAGGATGATCTCAGCGAAATCGAAGCGGAGGTACCTCAAAAAGCCCAGAAGCGCAAGCGTAAGGAGAAAGACAAAAGACGTAAAAAGAAGACGAAGAGCAAGGCGGATGTGGAAACGGATGATGAAGATATGGAGACGGAAAGGGAACCAACACCACCTCttccacctcctccgccaACAAGCAAGAAGAGCAAAACAAGCAAGGTaggaaaggaaaaggaaaaagataaggaaaaggaaaaggagaaggaTAAGGAAAAAGACAAAgaaaaggagaaggaaaaggaaacTTCTTCAAGCAAGCGAGGACGAAAAACTAAAAGCGATAAAGCCGCGTCCAAATCCAGCAAAAAGACCAAAAAGGGGGCCAAGAAGTCTTCGGCCGATTCGGATCCTGAGTCGGAGCCGAGCGACAGTCGCGAGAGCGAGGATTACAGCGATGATGACCACATTTcgttggccaaaaccaaatcTCTCGTTAAACCCACAGCTCGCACGATAGCGGCACAAAAGAAGAAATCTGTACCCGCTGAATCCAAAGTAAAGATGCCCACTCCCGTCAAGCGGCAAGTGAAAGGCAAGGGCAAAGGTGGTCGCAAGGCCAAGGACGACTCCCTGGAAAGCGACCAATCCGATGTGGATGTTAAGAAGCAGCTGCCACCAACTGCAGCTGCCGCTCTAGCCGATTCCGCCGCCGAGCTGGAAGAAGATGGGGATGATCCGCCCCCGGATGAAGACGAAGATGAGGATAGCTCGCGGTCGCGAAGCATGTCACCCTTCAAGGTTGATCTCCACAAGAAATACTCAAAAAGTGCCCTTAACGATGATCTCTCCGAGCTGCTGACCACCGTGAAAAAGGTTCCCTCCGCGGAAACCACAAAACTGAGTGCCCGGCACCAGGATGAAGCGGATGAGGAGCGATCTTCCCGAGAGTCTGACGGCGACTTTAAATCCTTAAGCAACAGTAGGGCCAGCTCTGAGGAGCGTCCGCCGGTGGCGAAGAAAGGAAAGAAGGGGGAAAGCTCGAAAAaggagaaagaaaagaaaggcaGGGATAAGGACCGAGACAGGGACAAGGAAAAGGACAAAGAAAAGGACAAATCCCGCAGCGCAAAGCATAAGAAAAGTAAAGACGAGTCTCCACTTTCAGCGgccgccgctgcagccgcAGCAGAGCAGGCCGAACTGGAGATGCTGTTGCCCTTCATGGACAAGTACGATGTGATCAAGTACCGACGTAGTCGTGCTGCTCTGAGCGGTTCCAGTGCATCCAACTCGGTAGCACCCTCCGAGGATTCCAAGTCAGCGAGCACTAAAGGCAATAGGGAGAACAAAAAAGCTTCTGCGAAGCGAGAAAAGTCACCCGATGCTGTGGAACACAAGCGCGGACGGAAAAGCAAAGACCAAAAGCGCACAAAGGAGTCGGATAAAGCGGACAAAACTGAGAAAGCTTCAAAGGCCGACACCGAGAAACACACCGAGAAGTCGAAGAAAAGGGAGGAGCCACAAAAAGTAGTGGAAAAGCCGCCAAGAGAAAAATCCCCCGTACCGGCATCAGCTTTGGAAACTATCAAGGAacctccagctccaactcccACACCCACATCAGCGGCCGGTAAAGTGAAGGAAGCACCAGCTAAAAAGGAGCCCAAGAAAAGACCCGACAAACAAATGCCGCCGCCACCGAAACCTGCCGATAAACCAAATGAAAAGGGATCGGGCAAGAAGACGTCCAGCAAAAAGGCAGCCCAAAAAGCGGGACAACCGCAGACCAACAATAACACAAACCTTGAAGCATTGGATGTGGAAACAGAACAGACCCTTAAGGACATAAATCGCTGGCTGGAGCACACGCCCCGCTTCACGGAGTTCAGTTCGGCCAGTAATTCACCATCGCGATACAATCTTCTGGATGACTTCGACTCTGGAATTGGTAGTAAACTAGATGCGGCCGATTTTCGACGACCAGTGGCATTGGCGGCTCCAAAAGCGGAATTGGTACCAACTAAATTGGCTGAGGCACTCAACGAACTGGTGAGCGAACCAAAAGAGGCTGCTAGCAAATCGGAATCGGAGTCGGTGGCTCCAACTCCGAGTAGTGTGAGTAGTAGCTGTGGTACTCCTCCGCATTCAATGCACTCAGGGAATTCCATTGGAAGCACATCCGCCACTGCGGCCTCCAGTTCAAATTGCTCCAACAACTCGATGCCCACTCCATTACCCGTGGCGGTTACTCCCACGCCAACGCCCGCGCCTCCGCCACTGCTTCCAATTCCCAAGCCAAAAGAGCCAAGCACCACGCAGCTGATTCTCAAtccaccaccgccacctcAAGTTAAACAGCAGCTGGCGAAGGAGGCCAAGCGCAAGTCCCTGAAAGAAAAGCAGGCGGCTCAAGCTGCCCAAGCGCAGCAGGTGAAAGCCAAGGCGAATGTTATGAGAACCATTGATAGGCTTCAGCCAGGCAAAGCAAAGGGAAATCTCCTGCAGAATGTAGTCGCCGTAAAATCAACGGAGGAGGGCGGAGATTCGCACGCAGGTGTAAATCCAGTGGCCACCAAGGTGAAGGAGCTGAAGAATGCTCTTATCACGGAAACATGCGAGGGAGCACCGAAACTAAGTTTGGGTACTGTTTTAAAGACCCAGGACTTTACGTTGGGCAAATCTCTCGAGGAAATGTCTGGAAAAAAGGACGCGACGGAAGACGATAGTCCAAATGAGGAAATCAAACCGGAGAATGTTTCCACGCCTACAACACCGAACACAGAGGCACCACCAAAGCCATTTGAAGCCCTTCTTGAACTCAGTAAAATAGGCAAATCCACAGAGCCATCGAAATCGGAGGCCAGTCAGAAGGAGAAGCCCAATCTCAGCGCCTGGCTAAAAGCTTTCGGTGGCCCAAAGGTTAGCAAGAAGTcagaggaggaggaaaagCAGCAGACGCCGGCCCAAGATCTTCAAGGAGATTCCAAGGTGGATCCGCCAGCTCACTCGCCCGCTGGGGACAACTTCTGCCTACCAACAGTACTGCGCCAGAGGAAACCAAGCACTGGCAGCACGAATTCGGAGAGAAGTTCCTTTAGCCAGGATCCAGATTCACCTAGAATCGCCATCGATGAGCGTTATGCATCTTATGCCGCTGGTTCTTATACCTCGCCGATCGGTGCCTCACCCATTGGCGCATCCCCCATTATGGTTTCTCCGAAGCCCAATGACGATATGGGTAAACCAGCATCTCCTTATCCTCTAAATGGGGCTATCAAAGTGGGCTTTTACCAGGACACCACGACCAAGAGCAGTCCGGACAAGAGCTGCAGTCCCAGAGAGATGAACTCGCCGTATCCGCAGTACTCGCAGCATATCTACTCCTCCGCCTCGTCACCTAATGTATCCACGCCGGATATGAGTGGAACGTCCCCTTACGGAGGAGGAAACAGCTACAATCCTTCGGGTTCTGAGGCTTCTAAGACTCCAGCGTATTCTTCCACATCCCCGCTTCCGATTTATGACCAATACAAGCAGCCGCGCTCCCAGGAATCGGACTACAACTCTTCCATGAGTCCGAGCACACCCAACCCACATTCGCCCTACCAGCAACCCCAAAGTTCTCCGTACACCACCCCGCAGCAGTCGCAATCGACACACCCGTCGCCATATCATGGCCAGTCGCCgtaccaccagcagcagcactcaCCATATCATCCACCCgcggcgcagcagcaacagcaatccTCGCAGCCTTCGCACAGTCCGGCAGCCCATCAGCAGGCACTCAGTCCTATGCACAGCGTGGAATCGCCAGCGTCCTCGGCAGCAACGCAACCGCCTACACCGTTGGCTCAGTCGCCGGCGGAACAGCAGCACTCGCCGTATCAGCAGCCCGTGTTATCACCTTatcagcagccgcagcaacaggtGCAGCCGCCGGTGGTACCGCCAGTTCAACCAGCCACAGGTGCTCAGTCAGCAACGG CTCTGGGCAACAATGGTTATGCGCCCCCTCACGATAGCTACCAGCAGcttcagcaacaacagcgatCCTTGTATAACCCAGCCACTTTGATCAATCCTCTGCCGACCGCTGCGTCCTCAACTGCTTCCATAACAAAGCCTAACAATGACTGGAGTCTAAATCGTAGCTTGCTGCCCCCCAGTATTACGAATACTGTAAATCAGGCggcacagcaacagcagcagcagcagcaacagcagcaacagcagcaacagcagcaacagcaacagcagcagcaagctgGACAGCtacaacagcagccacaaatGCAAGCTGCGCAGCAGTTGCAGTCTACAcctcagcagcaacagcaactacaaGCAACACCTCAACAGCAACTACAAGCAACACctcaacaacagcagcaactacaAGCAGCTcctcaacagcagcagttgcaaggatcccaacaacaacagcagcagcaacagttgcaggCACCTCAGCAACAGGGACTGggccatcagcagcaacacaagCCGAAATATCCAACCTATGCGCAATATCAGTCTACTAATGCCGCTGCcaatgctgcagctgcagcagacgccgtgcaacagcaacagcagcagaaaattGCGCCTCCAACTTATGGCAGTGATATGGCCACATTTATGCAGCATCAAATGCAGCAGCCACCCAAAACGGATACCTTAATAAATCCCCTTAAACGACCCGGAGAGGAAATTGGTATGGATTACAGTGGAAATGCGGCCAATAAAATGCAGAAAAGAGAAGAGACTCCTgcgctgcagcaacaacagcagcaaccagCCCAAAACCAGACGCCATCCATGCTTAACAAGCACGAGCAAATGTTTAATAGTTTCCTGGGCTCTATGGCATTCGGCAAACCTATTGGCAACATAGCGCCTGATAAAGCATTTGAGATGTATAACCGAGCGGCGGCCATGGGATTCCCCAAGGACTTTGCAAAGGACAATAGTTgtcagctgcagcagcaacagcaacagcagtcgcCCCAGGTGGCAACTAACAAGCAGCAGACGAGCCAACAAACGCAGcaacaaccgcagcagcagtccCAGCAATCGCAACCACATCTTACTCAGCTTCAGACGGCGCTCAGTCAAAActaccagcaacagcagcagcagcaaacgcaGGCGCAAAAattgccgcagcagcaacaacagcaacagccgcaACAACTCAActaccagcaacaacagacaCAACTCAACCATAATTATACCGCACAGCAACAGGCAACTGCAGTGCCGGACAAACCAACCGCCGCTCAGTCaacagttgctgctgcggtaAGCGAAACGAGCAGCAACATGATGAATCTACCCTCTACGGCGCACCAGCATCATCTCAGCCAGACGCATCACCTGGCCGCCTACAACAAGCCAACGCCACCGCCTCCCCAAACCTACAGCAATCCTTTGATGCAATCGATGTTGGGCTATGCCGGAAACTATTTCGACAAGGCCATACCGCCGGCAGCGCATATGTATAGCGCTTCCAGCTCTGCGGCTTCGGCTTATGGCAATCCGGCGCAGCAACTGCCGGGTAATTATGTTCCCGGCAACAACAATCCCGctcaccagcaacagcagcagccacaacaacaacaacagcaagctCCTGCAGTTCCGCCAGCAGAAGTCAAAGCGCCAGCGAAAAGGGGGCGGAAAAAGAAGGCGGCTACTATTGCGGCCGaagctgcggctgcggctgccaagcagcagcaacaacagcagcagcaacagcagcaacaggcgcaacagcagcaacaggtggccgcccagcagcagcagcatcagcagcaacaagtctcagcccagcagcagcagcatcaacaggTGGCcgcccagcaacagcagcaccaagCCATGCCGCAGTACAATATGCCGCAATCAGTGGCTTCCGCGGCCGCTGCCACCAATAATCAGCTGCAGGCGCATGCGCAGGCGCTGCACCAAGGCTTCCAGTTGTATGCGGGTCTAAAATCCGGAGGTGTATCCTCGCCCGTTGGCGGTTCAGCAGCTACGCCGGTAAACAGTGGTTCCACCAGCAATCAGACGGCGGCCGATGCGGCAGCCATTTCACTGAAAACGTCGACAGGTGGAATGGTGCCCGGAAGTGCCTTCAACTTTGCGCCAACACCAGGAACGCTGGGCTTGTACGGAGACCAGGCCGCTGCAGCTAGCAGCTATTTGGATCAATTTAGAGATGCTCCCAATCCCTACTACATGCCACCGGCACCGGCACATAGTGGCACAGCTGCGAATCCGTCTGGAAATGCAGCGGACAAGGGTCAAAATCCATTGAACACGGCAGCTGGATCGTATCCCTTCCTGGCGGCGGCACATCCATCCTCGCGGgcagcggctgctgcagctgcataTCCGTTTGCGGATCCCAACTCGCAGTTGTACCAGCAGTACCTAAGGCGCGATGACTTTCACACGCGGATGATCTTCAACCAGAGTCTGCTGGGCGGAccggcagcggcggcggcagcagccgGATATGGTCaaccgccgccgcctccatCCGCCTATCAACGCGCTGCACTGGGCATGCCAAAGCCGTATGACATCAACCGGCAGTCATGGTTTTAG